The following DNA comes from Anastrepha obliqua isolate idAnaObli1 chromosome 1, idAnaObli1_1.0, whole genome shotgun sequence.
ttcttttatccgAGTGGACCGCATCGATCTCCGTAAAGCGAACTGATGTTTACTGCCAGACTTGAGCCGAAGACTGTGATGTGTGGTTTCATCGCTGAGGGTAGTTTGCTATATGGCGCAAGTAGCGTTTAACTCTATTAACGCTTGATGTACAAAAAGGGATTTACTAGTCAATCCAACAAAAAAGAGTTGGGTGTTATATTTGCTAGAAGGACAGTAATTGATTACTTAATTCAATATATGCTCAATAGTATCTGTTTAAGCAAAAGACAAAGACTTGATTACTCCGATGCTGTACAAGTACTAAATTTATTGAGCGtctcatttttcaataactgtttAAAGCTAACTGTGCATAGATGAATTCGAAGAAATAACACCAATAATGCTATAAATTGAGGTGGTGCCAGACTGGACGAATTGATGAACATCTTAAGGTGGTGCCAGACTGGACGAATTCTGAACATCCTGCCCGGTTGAGGCGTTGGCCTCAAAATGCTCTGCGTCCAGAAGCCGGCACAATTTCTGTACCGCACGCGTCATCATACCGTTCGCTGTCTGAAGCGTGACGTTACGTATTAGACCATTGCTGCCCGGATGAACCGCAGTTACGCGCCCTAAGCGCCAATATGTTAGTGGTAAGTTCTCATGTCTTACGATGACTATGTCTCCGATCTTTACGTCCCTTGATTTCGTCTGCCACTTGTTTCGAGTTTGAAGAGTAGATAAATATTCCTCACTCCATCGTTGCCAAAATTGTTGATGTATCTGATGCAGCCAGAGCCAGTGCTTAATACGGTTCGACGGAATTGTTCTGATGTCAGCTTCAGGGACTGCAACCAGTGGAGCGCCAACCAGAAAGTCGGCAGGGGTCAAAGCTAACTTATCATTGGGATCATCGTATATAGGTGTTAGCGGACGAGAATTTAGGCATGCTTCAATGCGTGTCGCCAAAGTCTGAAGTTGGCTATACCATAATGACTGCGCTCCAACGAGGCGCACCAAATGATATTTGGCAGATTTTACCGCAGCCACCCAGAGACCACCTTGATGAGGAGCGCTGGGAGCGATAAAGTGCCAATGAGTACCGAGATTCGCCAAACTTTGTTGGTTGTTGTCGTTCTGCCAAGCAGCCAAGTCTTCTTTAAGCAAACGGTTAGCACCTGTGAACGTAGTACCGTTGTCACTATAGAGATCTCGACATGGACCTCGTCTACTTGTAAATCGCGTAAATGCATCTAAGAATGCAGGTGAAGAAAGATCATCGACAACTTCAATATGCACGGCCTTGGTCGCCATGCAAACGAAAACAGCTAGATATGTTTTGATCGTTGTACGCGATCTTTTTGTGCCGATGCGCACTGTAAAAGGCCCGCAATAGTCGACGCCTGAAGATATAAATGGCCGTGCTGCAGTAATGCGATGCCTGGGTAAGGATGCCATCTGCTGAGATAACGTTACGCCTCGATGTCGTCGGCAAATAACACAAGTCTGCACGAAGCTTCGGACTGCTTGCCTTCCGTTCAATATCCAGTACCGTGCGCGAAGAGCTTGAAGAGTGATTTGCGCCCCACCATGAAGCGTGGTTTCATGTGCGTGTCGGATGAGTAAGTGTACCAAACTCCCATGCTTCGGTAAAATTATCGGAAAACGTCGATCTTCTGGAAGGTCAGCGTGACCAATACGACCTCTGACTCGCAATATGTCGTTACAGTCTATGTAAGGGTTCAATGACCTTAGTTTGCTAGAGCTGGATATTTCCGATCCCTTCCGAATCAGAGACATATCAGTCGCAAAGGTATATTGCTCGTTTCGGATTAGCACGTTAAGAGCATCGTCCATTTCTGTAGGATTGACGATCAGTCTTCGCAAATGTCGGCGAACTGGTAGCCACCGAAGTACGATTGCCACGGTACGAAGAagcttttgcaatgaactaaagCGTTCGCTTAATGGAATTATTTGGCCGTCTAGACGTCGAGTTGTAAGAATGCTCGCGTGGGCCGTCGTTGCTAAAAATGATGACACTCTCTGTTCACCACGTACAATG
Coding sequences within:
- the LOC129238860 gene encoding uncharacterized protein LOC129238860 — its product is MAELNLRASAIKAIKRIHDRVSGFQQGAFDEFHLQQELKSLSAHYARFVTNHDLLVGNAANAELEAHEKLWEEVEGIYNNACIHLNRAIMGAKPSQSAVMPVRECEVKLEPLAIPTFDGTMQNWLAFKDVFELLVHNTDYPEAYKLGKLRQAVSASAVPLVGSVYSGGYADLWKALKERFDNRRQLAETHVSRLLNIKPTTEDTPTALLFIVDTVHESLRVLHAMGLPVAEWDAVVVPDEIFFKDEIFFKANLNQNIGCLTKRRVLREVAKLFDPTGMLAPIVIAGKIFIQKLWSAGLEWDAPLPDALQNTWVLFYRELDVINRIRVPRWLGLAEGKTTMLLGFCDASPLAYAAVLYTRTTDGEGRSTVSLLTARTKVAPLKGATIPRLELCAAHLLASTLDSVRTALRLTDASYHLWSDSRIVLCWLRKPPTTLKPYISNRVRHIQELTSPDRWHYVRSAQNPADCASRGIRASELVEHQLWWQGPKWLMDKQLPISFGIELKDDELDIVRGEQRVSSFLATTAHASILTTRRLDGQIIPLSERFSSLQKLLRTVAIVLRWLPVRRHLRRLIVNPTEMDDALNVLIRNEQYTFATDMSLIRKGSEISSSSKLRSLNPYIDCNDILRVRGRIGHADLPEDRRFPIILPKHGSLVHLLIRHAHETTLHGGAQITLQALRARYWILNGRQAVRSFVQTCVICRRHRGVTLSQQMASLPRHRITAARPFISSGVDYCGPFTVRIGTKRSRTTIKTYLAVFVCMATKAVHIEVVDDLSSPAFLDAFTRFTSRRGPCRDLYSDNGTTFTGANRLLKEDLAAWQNDNNQQSLANLGTHWHFIAPSAPHQGGLWVAAVKSAKYHLVRLVGAQSLWYSQLQTLATRIEACLNSRPLTPIYDDPNDKLALTPADFLVGAPLVAVPEADIRTIPSNRIKHWLWLHQIHQQFWQRWSEEYLSTLQTRNKWQTKSRDVKIGDIVIVRHENLPLTYWRLGRVTAVHPGSNGLIRNVTLQTANGMMTRAVQKLCRLLDAEHFEANASTGQDVQNSSSLAPP